The following are from one region of the Amylibacter sp. IMCC11727 genome:
- the plsY gene encoding glycerol-3-phosphate 1-O-acyltransferase PlsY yields MPEIDITVMQGLLVAICGYVLGSIPFGMVLARIMGLGNLRDIGSGNIGATNVLRTGNKTAAFLTLAFDAGKGAVAVLIARAMFGEAAAQIAGLAAFLGHLFPVWLKFQGGKGVATFLGLVLALSFPVGFAACMTWLAAAVIGRMSSAAALVSALCTPIWCFLFGYPVGFVLTAVLALLIWWSHRSNIGRIIAGSEPKIGKKA; encoded by the coding sequence ATGCCAGAGATTGATATCACCGTGATGCAAGGGCTGCTGGTTGCGATCTGCGGCTACGTGCTGGGGTCAATCCCGTTTGGGATGGTATTGGCACGGATCATGGGCCTTGGCAATTTGCGCGATATTGGATCGGGTAATATTGGGGCAACAAATGTTTTGCGCACAGGCAACAAGACGGCGGCATTTCTGACATTGGCGTTTGATGCAGGCAAGGGCGCGGTTGCGGTGTTGATTGCACGCGCGATGTTTGGCGAAGCGGCCGCGCAAATTGCGGGTTTAGCTGCGTTTTTGGGGCATCTGTTCCCTGTGTGGCTGAAATTTCAGGGCGGCAAGGGCGTGGCAACATTTCTTGGGCTGGTGCTAGCGTTGTCGTTCCCTGTGGGGTTCGCGGCCTGTATGACGTGGCTGGCCGCGGCTGTTATCGGGCGCATGTCATCGGCGGCGGCGCTGGTTAGTGCGCTGTGTACACCAATTTGGTGTTTTTTGTTTGGCTATCCCGTTGGCTTCGTTCTAACGGCGGTGCTTGCCCTGCTGATCTGGTGGAGTCATCGCAGCAACATTGGCCGAATTATTGCTGGTTCAGAGCCGAAAATCGGTAAAAAGGCTTGA
- a CDS encoding uracil-DNA glycosylase, whose translation MDSFSALTALDWHIELGADEAIGDTPVNRYEQAVQPAKGPIPKTGPNSNIKPIDVMPVIPQVQEAGEDIARILAARCDDLETLRNTIATFEHCALKKGARNLVFSDGNPAARIMVIGEAPGRDEDQIGKPFVGRAGQLLDKMFAAIDMDRNGTGDSALYITNVMPWRPPQNRDPSDEEITMMMPFLERHIAIANPDILVPMGNIACKAILGKTGITRIRGHWTEAFGKPVLPMFHPAGVLRDPLKKRDCWADLLSLKTRLKT comes from the coding sequence ATGGATTCCTTTTCCGCCCTTACCGCCCTTGATTGGCACATCGAACTCGGCGCGGACGAGGCGATTGGCGATACGCCTGTGAACCGCTATGAACAGGCAGTACAACCCGCCAAAGGCCCAATTCCAAAGACGGGACCCAACAGCAACATCAAACCTATTGATGTGATGCCTGTCATTCCGCAGGTCCAAGAAGCTGGCGAAGATATCGCGCGTATCCTTGCGGCCCGCTGTGATGACCTTGAAACCCTGCGCAACACCATTGCCACTTTCGAACACTGCGCCTTGAAAAAAGGCGCGCGCAATCTGGTGTTTTCAGATGGCAACCCAGCCGCGCGTATCATGGTGATCGGCGAAGCGCCGGGACGCGACGAAGATCAGATCGGCAAACCCTTTGTGGGACGTGCGGGCCAACTGCTCGACAAAATGTTCGCCGCCATCGACATGGATCGAAATGGCACAGGCGATTCTGCACTTTATATCACCAACGTCATGCCTTGGCGCCCGCCGCAAAACCGCGATCCCAGTGACGAAGAAATCACAATGATGATGCCGTTCTTGGAACGCCACATCGCCATTGCGAACCCTGACATCCTTGTGCCCATGGGCAACATTGCCTGCAAAGCGATCCTTGGCAAAACGGGTATCACGCGCATTCGCGGCCACTGGACCGAAGCTTTTGGCAAACCCGTCCTGCCCATGTTCCACCCTGCAGGCGTGCTGCGCGATCCCCTGAAGAAACGCGATTGCTGGGCGGACCTGCTTTCGCTCAAGACACGATTAAAGACATGA
- a CDS encoding HlyD family efflux transporter periplasmic adaptor subunit, producing MRFVTRSLMGLMLMSLTFALLALAGNSIFSAYQAKSENSFGNRQARERVFTVEVMEVTLGPQTPEIQTFGEVISGRTLELRAAATGELVQISDNFREGGIVKQGEILFQTDPANAQSRVLISQNELAEAEADLADARRNLTLAQDEITAAENQLALRKKAMERQNQLRSRGVGTDTAMETAELATSSAEQSLLAKRLSLANAQATIARAETLVARRKISLDEASRLLADTTVKAEFDGVLSGVTAVLGRLVSANERLGNLIDPTALEIAFRVSSEEFRALASADLEAAEIQMSLDENTVFTGQIDRVSAAVGEGKTGRELFAKVKNASSLNIQPGDFISVSVLEPALQNVAKIPAAAASTDGGVLIVGEGDRLEEASVEILRSSGNSLIVRADDIVGRQLVLARAPQLGEGIRVSPRAQGSAKIEAQKMIKLDDARRDKILTALRNNKRLPEAVRDRLLKQFEKDEVPANVVERVESRMAAVANGTADETVEITEDQRKAMIAFVQANDRMPAEIKTTVLERLKENRIPKQMYDRISKRMGS from the coding sequence ATGCGTTTTGTTACTCGCAGTTTGATGGGCTTGATGCTCATGTCCTTAACGTTTGCGCTTTTGGCGCTGGCGGGGAACAGCATTTTTTCGGCCTATCAAGCGAAATCTGAAAACAGCTTTGGCAACCGACAAGCCCGCGAACGCGTATTCACGGTTGAGGTGATGGAGGTCACGCTCGGCCCACAAACCCCCGAAATCCAAACCTTTGGCGAAGTCATCTCTGGGCGCACACTTGAACTGCGCGCGGCCGCCACAGGCGAACTGGTTCAAATCTCGGATAATTTCCGCGAAGGGGGCATCGTGAAACAAGGCGAAATCCTGTTTCAAACCGACCCCGCCAATGCGCAATCCCGTGTACTTATCTCTCAGAACGAACTGGCAGAAGCCGAAGCTGACCTTGCGGATGCCCGCCGAAATCTAACCTTGGCACAGGATGAAATCACTGCTGCCGAAAATCAACTGGCTCTGCGCAAAAAGGCAATGGAACGGCAAAACCAATTGCGTTCGCGCGGCGTTGGAACGGACACGGCCATGGAAACCGCAGAACTCGCCACCTCAAGTGCCGAACAATCCTTGTTGGCAAAACGTCTGTCCCTGGCCAACGCACAAGCCACAATCGCGCGTGCTGAAACGCTTGTAGCGCGGCGCAAAATCAGCCTTGATGAAGCATCCCGCCTTTTGGCTGACACCACAGTTAAGGCCGAATTTGACGGGGTTCTTTCGGGCGTGACTGCCGTTTTGGGGCGTCTTGTCAGCGCCAATGAACGCCTTGGCAACCTGATCGACCCCACCGCTTTGGAAATCGCCTTTCGTGTATCAAGCGAAGAATTCCGCGCTCTTGCCAGCGCCGATTTGGAAGCCGCCGAAATTCAAATGTCCCTTGACGAAAACACCGTGTTCACGGGCCAAATTGATCGCGTTTCTGCTGCCGTTGGCGAAGGCAAAACAGGTCGTGAATTGTTTGCCAAAGTCAAAAACGCATCATCCCTGAACATTCAGCCTGGCGATTTCATCAGCGTGTCCGTGCTGGAACCCGCTTTGCAAAACGTTGCTAAAATCCCCGCCGCCGCCGCATCCACAGATGGGGGCGTGCTGATCGTGGGCGAAGGGGACCGCCTCGAAGAAGCCAGCGTTGAAATCCTGCGCTCCTCTGGCAACAGCCTGATCGTACGCGCCGATGATATCGTGGGCCGCCAATTGGTTCTGGCCCGCGCGCCCCAATTGGGCGAAGGCATCCGCGTTTCCCCGCGCGCCCAAGGCAGTGCTAAAATCGAAGCACAGAAAATGATCAAACTGGATGATGCACGCCGCGACAAAATCCTAACGGCCCTGCGCAACAACAAACGCCTGCCCGAAGCAGTGCGCGACCGATTGTTAAAACAATTCGAAAAAGACGAAGTGCCCGCAAACGTGGTCGAACGGGTCGAATCCCGCATGGCAGCTGTGGCCAACGGCACAGCGGATGAAACCGTGGAAATCACCGAAGACCAGCGCAAAGCCATGATCGCCTTTGTTCAGGCAAATGATCGAATGCCCGCTGAAATCAAAACAACTGTTCTGGAACGTTTGAAAGAAAACCGCATCCCGAAACAGATGTATGATCGTATTTCTAAACGCATGGGATCATAA
- a CDS encoding DUF805 domain-containing protein: protein MDFVTAVKTCFAKYVDWHGRALRSEFWWWTLFTFIASILLSILDAVIFGYSFESGGILDTLFSLATLLPTIFVTTRRLHDVGRSGWWQLIVFTIIGIFVLLYWLIIEGDQGDNDYGPHPLGAGSEDLGEVFR, encoded by the coding sequence ATGGATTTTGTAACAGCAGTTAAAACTTGTTTTGCCAAATATGTAGATTGGCACGGGCGGGCCTTGCGATCCGAATTTTGGTGGTGGACGCTGTTTACCTTTATTGCGAGCATTTTGCTGTCGATCCTTGATGCAGTGATCTTTGGCTATTCTTTTGAAAGTGGCGGGATTCTGGACACGCTGTTTTCGCTGGCCACGTTGTTGCCAACCATCTTTGTAACCACGCGTCGTTTGCATGATGTTGGTCGGTCTGGCTGGTGGCAGTTGATTGTGTTCACCATTATTGGGATTTTCGTTCTGTTGTATTGGTTGATCATCGAAGGCGATCAAGGCGATAACGATTATGGTCCACATCCATTGGGTGCAGGCAGTGAAGATTTGGGGGAAGTGTTTCGGTAA
- a CDS encoding metallophosphoesterase, which translates to MKILAFSDLHSDMAATTQLVKASAEADLVIIAGDFCNYHKDLAASVAPLADIPCPVLAVPGNHETIDELTAAAPKNITILHGQSHAIGSLTFFGIGYGVPVTPFGDWSCDLSESEATEMLENCHQVDVLISHSPPKGIADTTSGGISVGSTAVRAATERLKPKLLLCGHIHEAWGQTGKIEDTHVQNLGPNANWFEV; encoded by the coding sequence ATGAAAATACTCGCATTCTCCGATCTACACAGCGACATGGCAGCCACGACACAGTTGGTCAAAGCCAGCGCCGAAGCGGACCTTGTGATCATCGCAGGCGATTTTTGTAACTATCACAAAGACCTCGCCGCCTCCGTTGCGCCTTTGGCCGACATCCCCTGCCCCGTGTTGGCTGTTCCCGGCAATCACGAAACCATTGATGAACTGACCGCAGCCGCGCCCAAAAACATCACCATTTTGCACGGCCAATCCCACGCCATTGGCAGCCTCACATTCTTCGGCATCGGCTACGGCGTCCCCGTGACCCCCTTTGGCGATTGGTCCTGCGATCTGTCTGAGTCAGAGGCCACAGAAATGCTTGAAAACTGCCACCAAGTAGACGTCCTCATTAGTCACTCGCCCCCAAAAGGCATCGCCGATACCACCTCTGGCGGCATCAGCGTCGGTTCCACCGCGGTACGTGCAGCCACAGAACGGCTCAAACCGAAACTTTTGTTGTGTGGCCACATCCACGAAGCATGGGGCCAAACGGGCAAGATCGAAGACACACATGTGCAAAACCTTGGCCCCAACGCCAACTGGTTCGAGGTATAA
- a CDS encoding aspartate carbamoyltransferase catalytic subunit, translating to MTFTAKHLLGIENLSRDDIVSILDLAEQYVALNRQPHKRTDALVGMTQINMFFENSTRTQASFEIAGKRLGADVMNMAMGASSIKKGETLIDTALTLNAMNPDLLVVRHPNSGAVELLSEKVNCAVLNGGDGRHEHPTQALLDALTIRRAKGRLHRLSVAICGDIAHSRVARSNIFLLNKMESRIRLIAPKTLLPSGIDQFGVEVFDDMAEGLEGVDVVMMLRLQRERMDGAFIPSPREYYHRWGLTAEKLSYAKDDAIVMHPGPMNRGVEIDGEIADDLSRSVIQEQVEMGVAVRMAAMELLVRGRRKAANEQGVMV from the coding sequence ATGACGTTCACCGCCAAGCACCTTTTGGGGATAGAAAACCTGTCCCGCGATGACATTGTTTCCATTCTTGATCTGGCTGAACAGTATGTGGCGTTGAACCGCCAACCCCATAAGCGCACGGATGCTTTGGTGGGGATGACGCAGATCAACATGTTCTTTGAGAATTCAACACGCACGCAGGCATCCTTTGAGATTGCGGGCAAGCGGCTTGGGGCGGATGTGATGAACATGGCGATGGGGGCCAGTTCCATCAAAAAGGGGGAGACGCTGATTGATACAGCGTTGACGCTGAACGCGATGAACCCTGATTTGCTGGTGGTGCGTCACCCGAATTCTGGCGCGGTAGAATTGCTGAGCGAGAAGGTAAATTGCGCGGTGTTGAACGGGGGCGATGGGCGGCACGAACACCCCACACAGGCCTTGCTGGATGCGCTGACCATTCGCCGAGCCAAAGGGCGGTTGCACCGTCTGAGCGTGGCGATTTGTGGGGATATTGCGCACAGCCGTGTGGCACGGAGCAATATTTTCTTACTGAACAAAATGGAGAGCCGCATTCGTTTGATTGCGCCCAAGACGTTGTTGCCAAGCGGGATCGACCAGTTTGGCGTCGAAGTTTTTGATGACATGGCCGAAGGGTTAGAAGGTGTGGATGTGGTGATGATGCTGCGTCTGCAACGGGAACGGATGGATGGGGCATTTATCCCGTCGCCACGGGAATATTACCATCGTTGGGGGCTAACGGCTGAAAAGCTGTCTTATGCGAAAGACGATGCGATTGTGATGCACCCTGGCCCGATGAATCGTGGTGTAGAGATCGACGGCGAAATTGCGGATGATCTGAGCCGTTCGGTTATTCAGGAGCAGGTGGAGATGGGTGTTGCAGTGCGTATGGCCGCGATGGAATTGTTGGTGCGCGGGCGGCGAAAGGCGGCGAATGAGCAAGGGGTGATGGTATGA
- a CDS encoding protein-disulfide reductase DsbD domain-containing protein encodes MIRKILLFCLAMGTPLSASAQQYNIHNVARLDILPGYPTSNGHMIAAHIQLKEGWKTYWRSPGGNGIPPTFNWAGSSNVAAVSFHWPEPRVFNDKSGQTIGYKDELVLPIGITPLKKGEPIAVQGEVIFGVCDDICIPVKAKFSLNVAGTDKASQAAIRNALAQKPKSAKSAGVRSVQCDITPIKDGFRVTANINTRSALPADTFTVVEFPHPDVWVEQDRTFSSGTTLTASANLYAYGDTPMVLDRSKITLTLLGGNRAIELRGCPS; translated from the coding sequence ATGATCCGTAAAATTTTGCTCTTTTGCCTTGCGATGGGCACGCCTCTGTCGGCGTCTGCGCAGCAGTACAACATTCACAACGTGGCCCGTTTGGATATTTTGCCAGGCTATCCTACATCCAATGGTCACATGATCGCCGCGCATATTCAGTTAAAAGAAGGCTGGAAAACCTATTGGCGGTCCCCCGGTGGCAACGGCATTCCACCCACGTTTAACTGGGCGGGGTCTTCCAACGTGGCCGCCGTCAGCTTTCACTGGCCAGAACCCCGCGTGTTCAATGACAAAAGCGGGCAAACAATCGGGTACAAAGACGAACTGGTTTTACCCATCGGCATCACCCCTCTTAAAAAAGGGGAGCCAATCGCCGTGCAAGGCGAGGTCATCTTTGGCGTCTGCGATGACATCTGCATCCCAGTCAAAGCCAAGTTTTCGCTCAATGTTGCTGGAACAGACAAAGCCAGCCAAGCCGCCATCCGCAATGCCTTGGCCCAAAAGCCAAAGTCCGCAAAATCCGCAGGGGTGCGCTCTGTTCAATGTGATATCACCCCCATCAAAGACGGATTTCGCGTCACAGCCAACATCAATACCCGCAGCGCCTTGCCTGCAGACACGTTCACCGTGGTTGAATTTCCACATCCAGATGTATGGGTTGAACAAGACCGCACATTTTCCAGCGGAACCACCCTAACAGCCAGCGCAAATTTATACGCTTACGGGGATACGCCTATGGTCTTGGATCGCAGCAAAATCACTCTGACTTTGCTCGGTGGCAACCGCGCCATTGAACTGCGCGGTTGCCCTTCGTAA
- a CDS encoding COQ9 family protein has product MTDTPKTEETHLSETRAKLLDAAQLHVVFDGWSDATFQAAVADSGVDAGLAAQACPRGGLDLAVAYHKAGDRAMVAAMQGADLNSMRYSERVAFGVRARLEAVDREAVRRGVSLFALPQNASEGAGLVLGTVGLIWDTLGDTSTDVNWYTKRATLAGVYSSVLLFWLGDESEGFADTWAFLDRRIDNVMQIEVAKAKMRENPLVRAFMSGPGRVLDHIKAPSGQVQTDLPGYVAPKE; this is encoded by the coding sequence ATGACCGACACGCCAAAGACCGAAGAAACACACCTGTCCGAGACCCGCGCCAAGCTGTTGGACGCGGCGCAATTGCATGTGGTGTTTGACGGTTGGTCCGATGCCACGTTTCAGGCTGCGGTTGCAGATTCAGGCGTGGATGCGGGGCTGGCGGCACAGGCGTGCCCTCGGGGTGGGCTCGATCTCGCTGTGGCGTATCATAAGGCGGGTGACCGCGCGATGGTGGCGGCGATGCAGGGGGCTGATCTGAATTCCATGCGATATTCAGAGCGGGTGGCCTTTGGCGTGCGCGCACGGTTGGAAGCGGTGGACCGTGAGGCGGTACGGCGCGGTGTGAGCCTGTTTGCGCTCCCGCAAAATGCAAGCGAGGGCGCGGGGCTGGTTCTGGGCACAGTTGGCCTGATCTGGGACACACTGGGGGACACGTCCACAGATGTGAATTGGTACACAAAACGCGCGACTTTGGCGGGTGTTTATTCCAGCGTGCTGTTGTTCTGGCTTGGGGATGAGAGCGAGGGTTTCGCGGACACTTGGGCATTTCTGGATCGGCGCATCGATAACGTGATGCAGATCGAGGTGGCCAAGGCCAAGATGCGGGAAAATCCGTTGGTGAGGGCGTTTATGTCGGGGCCTGGCCGTGTTTTGGACCACATCAAAGCGCCAAGCGGGCAGGTGCAAACGGATTTACCAGGGTATGTTGCACCCAAAGAGTAG
- a CDS encoding YqgE/AlgH family protein, which produces MSVFDQEATHLDGKLLIAMPSMGDPRFDRSVIYVCAHSDDGAMGLIVNKPANDLNFGDLLEQLDIKAERPIEAIDVHYGGPVEHGRGFVLHSRDYETQDATMNVDDQFGMTATLDILEDISQGHGPESCLLALGYAGWGPGQLEGEIRDNGWLTCDANSALVFSDDHDGKWTAAMRAVGIDPRMLSAEGGRA; this is translated from the coding sequence ATGAGCGTTTTTGATCAAGAGGCAACACATCTGGATGGCAAGCTGTTGATTGCAATGCCGTCGATGGGCGACCCGCGTTTCGATCGTTCCGTCATTTATGTTTGCGCCCATTCGGATGATGGGGCCATGGGGTTGATTGTGAACAAACCCGCCAATGACCTGAATTTTGGCGATCTTTTGGAGCAGCTGGATATCAAAGCAGAGCGCCCGATTGAGGCGATAGATGTGCATTATGGCGGGCCTGTGGAACACGGGCGTGGGTTTGTGCTGCATTCTCGTGATTATGAAACGCAGGACGCCACAATGAATGTGGATGATCAGTTTGGTATGACCGCCACCTTGGATATCTTGGAAGATATTTCTCAAGGGCATGGTCCTGAGAGCTGTTTGCTGGCACTTGGGTATGCGGGCTGGGGGCCGGGTCAGTTGGAAGGAGAGATCCGTGACAATGGCTGGCTGACCTGTGATGCCAATTCAGCCTTGGTGTTTTCGGATGACCACGATGGAAAATGGACCGCTGCCATGCGCGCGGTGGGCATTGATCCACGAATGCTGTCGGCTGAGGGTGGGCGGGCTTAA
- the moaB gene encoding molybdenum cofactor biosynthesis protein B — MTDRQFIPIRIAVLTVSDTRQLSDDKSGQTLVDRITGDNHILADRKILPDERDQIAAQLRAWCADPNVDAVISTGGTGLTGRDITVEAHRDVYEKEIDAFSTYFTMISADKIGTSAIQSRACAGVADGTYLFALPGSPGACKDGWDQILRYQLDYRHMPCNFVEIMPRLDEHQRRK; from the coding sequence ATGACCGACCGACAATTCATTCCCATCCGCATCGCCGTTCTTACGGTTTCGGACACACGTCAGCTCTCTGACGATAAGTCAGGACAAACACTTGTGGATCGCATAACGGGCGACAATCACATCCTTGCGGATCGCAAAATCCTGCCAGATGAACGGGATCAAATCGCCGCCCAACTGCGCGCATGGTGTGCTGATCCGAATGTGGACGCAGTGATCTCCACAGGCGGCACAGGTCTAACAGGACGCGACATCACCGTCGAAGCCCACCGCGATGTGTATGAAAAAGAAATCGACGCGTTTTCAACCTATTTCACCATGATCTCTGCGGATAAAATCGGCACCTCTGCCATCCAGTCCCGCGCTTGCGCTGGCGTTGCCGATGGCACGTACCTTTTCGCCCTGCCAGGCTCCCCCGGGGCCTGCAAAGACGGTTGGGATCAAATTCTGCGATATCAGCTCGATTACCGCCACATGCCCTGCAATTTTGTAGAAATCATGCCCCGCCTTGATGAACACCAACGCCGCAAATGA
- the rpsU gene encoding 30S ribosomal protein S21, producing MQVSVRDNNVDQALRALKKKLQREGVFREMKLRQHYEKPSVKKAREKAEAVRRARKLARKKLQREGML from the coding sequence ATGCAGGTATCGGTTCGTGACAACAATGTCGATCAGGCGCTTCGCGCCCTGAAGAAAAAACTGCAACGTGAAGGCGTATTTCGCGAAATGAAGCTTCGGCAACATTACGAAAAACCTTCCGTTAAAAAAGCCCGTGAAAAGGCCGAAGCAGTACGCCGCGCGCGCAAGCTCGCTCGTAAGAAACTTCAGCGTGAAGGTATGCTCTAG
- a CDS encoding DUF805 domain-containing protein: MNFTTAVKTCFRKYVDWNGRALRSEYWYFYLFVILGVIVTSILDAATGLFIFTGLFYLAILLPMLFVTVRRLHDVGRSGWWMLISIIPLAGLILLYWMIIEGDKGDNAYGPHPLGGVGDVSDTFS; this comes from the coding sequence ATGAATTTCACAACAGCAGTAAAGACGTGTTTCAGAAAATACGTGGACTGGAATGGCCGTGCTTTGCGGTCCGAATATTGGTATTTCTACCTGTTCGTTATCCTCGGTGTGATTGTCACATCTATTCTGGATGCGGCAACGGGCCTGTTTATCTTTACAGGTTTGTTCTATCTCGCGATCCTGTTGCCAATGTTGTTTGTGACCGTGCGTCGCTTGCATGACGTTGGTCGCAGCGGGTGGTGGATGCTGATTTCCATAATCCCATTGGCTGGTTTGATTTTGCTGTATTGGATGATCATCGAAGGCGACAAGGGCGACAACGCGTATGGTCCTCACCCACTGGGTGGTGTCGGCGATGTAAGCGATACATTCAGCTAA
- the pyrC gene encoding dihydroorotase, with protein MTVLLTNARLIDPENGERFGSVLIEDGQIARVFSDVDALPKAAEVIDCAGKCLAPGIIDIGVKVCEPGERHKESFRTAGDAAAAGGVTTMVVRPDTEPAVDSPETLQFAARRAADVCKVKVLPMAALTKDRAGQEMAEIGFLMDAGAVAFTDCDFVNRNNKIFGRCLSYAQMMGAVVIGHAQEPVMSDGACATSGPFASKLGLPAVSVMAERMQLERDMAMVEMTGVTYHLDQLSAAVSLPVLERAKAAGLPVTAGVSIHHLTLNELDIDGYRTFFKVKPPLRPEEDRVAMADAVGAGLIDIISSMHTPQDEESKRLPFEEAASGAVGLETLLPAAMSLVHAGHMDLATLWKALSLNPAKLLGLDGGRLAEGAPADLVVFDPDKPFVMDRFALKSRCKNTPFDERRMQGAVLRTFVNGDQVYARD; from the coding sequence ATGACCGTTTTGCTGACGAATGCCCGATTGATTGATCCTGAAAATGGCGAGCGCTTTGGAAGCGTTCTAATTGAAGACGGGCAGATTGCGCGGGTTTTCAGTGACGTGGATGCGCTGCCTAAGGCGGCTGAGGTGATCGATTGCGCCGGTAAGTGCCTTGCCCCTGGGATCATTGATATTGGCGTTAAGGTTTGCGAGCCTGGCGAGCGGCATAAAGAGAGTTTTCGCACGGCTGGTGACGCCGCAGCGGCGGGGGGTGTCACGACGATGGTTGTGCGGCCCGATACGGAGCCTGCGGTTGATAGCCCTGAAACGTTGCAATTTGCAGCGCGGCGAGCGGCGGATGTCTGCAAGGTGAAGGTGTTGCCGATGGCGGCGCTAACAAAGGACCGTGCAGGCCAAGAAATGGCCGAAATCGGGTTTCTGATGGATGCGGGGGCTGTGGCCTTTACCGATTGTGATTTTGTGAACCGCAACAACAAGATTTTTGGCCGATGCCTGAGCTATGCGCAGATGATGGGCGCCGTGGTGATTGGCCATGCGCAGGAACCTGTGATGTCGGACGGGGCCTGTGCCACTTCGGGTCCGTTTGCGAGTAAACTGGGGTTGCCTGCCGTCAGTGTAATGGCTGAACGCATGCAGCTGGAACGCGATATGGCAATGGTCGAGATGACGGGCGTGACTTATCACCTGGATCAGCTTTCGGCGGCTGTGAGCCTGCCTGTTTTGGAGCGGGCGAAGGCGGCAGGATTGCCTGTAACGGCTGGGGTTTCGATCCACCATTTGACGCTGAATGAGTTGGACATCGACGGATACCGCACCTTTTTCAAAGTGAAACCACCACTGCGCCCTGAAGAAGATCGTGTGGCCATGGCTGATGCGGTGGGCGCGGGGTTGATTGATATTATCAGTTCCATGCACACGCCACAGGACGAGGAAAGCAAACGCCTGCCGTTTGAAGAAGCGGCGAGCGGGGCCGTTGGTTTAGAAACGTTGCTGCCTGCGGCCATGTCATTGGTGCATGCAGGGCATATGGATTTGGCAACTTTGTGGAAGGCGTTGTCGTTGAACCCTGCAAAACTGTTGGGTTTGGATGGCGGGCGTTTGGCCGAGGGCGCGCCTGCGGATTTGGTGGTGTTTGATCCTGATAAGCCGTTTGTGATGGATCGTTTTGCGCTGAAATCGCGCTGCAAAAATACGCCGTTTGATGAACGACGAATGCAAGGGGCGGTTTTGCGCACTTTTGTAAATGGGGATCAGGTTTATGCCAGAGATTGA
- a CDS encoding NUDIX hydrolase, whose product MTETFPTLTDWNPSSVRAAGVILRDQNDRILLQLRDINERTIGPGLWSFFGGHVEGDEDIKTAALREFVEETSLTLDPATLVPVARAQSYRGTQLYAYTAKRITDPAEIRLGEGAGFAFLTPDQIRTLPLLPAAGTILHHFLDNIRNFP is encoded by the coding sequence ATGACCGAAACTTTTCCAACCCTCACCGATTGGAACCCCAGCTCTGTACGGGCCGCAGGCGTTATCTTGCGCGACCAAAACGACCGCATCCTGCTGCAACTGCGTGACATAAATGAACGCACAATCGGCCCTGGCCTTTGGTCCTTTTTCGGCGGTCATGTGGAAGGGGACGAAGATATCAAAACCGCCGCCTTGCGCGAATTTGTCGAAGAAACCTCTCTTACCCTTGATCCTGCAACGCTTGTCCCCGTTGCCCGCGCCCAATCTTACCGTGGAACGCAGCTTTACGCCTACACGGCAAAACGCATAACAGACCCCGCAGAAATCCGCCTTGGCGAAGGAGCAGGCTTTGCATTTTTGACACCAGATCAAATCCGCACACTTCCCCTTCTTCCTGCTGCAGGCACGATCCTGCACCACTTTCTTGATAATATTCGCAATTTTCCGTGA